The Hippopotamus amphibius kiboko isolate mHipAmp2 chromosome 16, mHipAmp2.hap2, whole genome shotgun sequence genomic interval ATTACTCCAGAGATGTTTACTGACGCTTTCATGGACAGCATGCAGGACTTGGAGCTCTTAACTCTTTGTTTAATTTGCAGGTGTGATCTGACAGTCATTTGCTGGACCATTTTGTTATCTTTTAGTGGCTTGAGATTTGAGGCCTTTATCTGATTACAGTCTTTCCTTCTTAGACTTTTTCGACTGCTCTCAAGCCAGCAGAGTTACTCTGTGGCATATTTTAGTCAATGTCTGAGCTGGTGTAGGCTCCCTGGGGCTCTGTTCTGATTAaatttctcttctaatttttgCCCATCCCTGGAGAGCTCAgtcactgtttctttttattgatcgGGGTATCTGGGGATATAGCATGAAAAGCAAAAGGTACCGTAGGATCTAAAGCAGAGAGCCTTTCGTTCACCCCAGCCTGACATCTGTTCCCCTCACTGGGGGCCACCTGAGCTTTCAGCCTCCTGTGCCTCGCTCTGGAGATACTCCCTCCAGAAACAAGCACATGTGTGTGTACGTagtttttacaaaaatatgttgCCCTAGctcttcacccccaccccaccacttgACATAAGTTGGAGAGGCTTCCGTCTGATACAGAGTGCATCCTTGTTCCACCACGTGGCTGGCTCAGAGTGCATTTCATTGGTCCCctgttgatggacctttgggTTTCGAGCGGTGCTGCAGGAATCCCCACGTACCTGCATTATTCCCCATGTGTGTGTGTCGACACACACCCAGACGGGCCTCCTGGGAAACGGTCTCAGCTGCCACCCATCCCCACCGGAGGTTCTGAACAGCCCTTCGTCCCTGACGGTTCCCAAGCCTCTCTCCAGCCCATACTCCCCTCCAGGTTCTCCAGACCCAAGGCTCCCTCCCCAGGATGtgcctcagggacccctggggAAGTTGGTGCCCCCCAGGAATCCTTATCCCATGAGTGGTGCCACCACCTACCCGGCCTCACAGACCAGAGTGTTGGTCTGCCCTACCCGTTGTTCCTCCCTGCCTTGTCCCTTCACTTCTGTCCCCAtggccccagccctggcctcatCCTCTCCCACCTGGATCTCTTCCCCGGCCTCCCGTGTGCCCCCTCCAGTCCATCCCCCTCATGGAGGGCTTTCTGACACCAGAGCTGCCCCCACTTCTGCTCTGCTCCCAGCCCTCCCATGGCTGCCCAGTGCCCTCAGGACAAAGTCCAGCCCATCAGCCTGGACTTTGAGGCCTATTAGTTTCTTATCTCTTCCTCTTCCGGAGCCTCATTGAATTACCACCCCCAGCCTCAACTGATGATTCAATTAGATGCCACCAGGTCAGATTGCAGGCACtgttctccctcctccaccccctacAGCCCTACCCCTCCACTTCCTGCAACGTTCCTTCCTTTGTCCCCACGGAGCTCAGCCCTCACTCTGCCCTTCTGCTCCTTGACCCCAGCCTCCTGACCTCCAGTCTAAGACAGGGGAGCATCTGCAGGGTGAGTGCTCAGTGAAGGGAATGCCCCCCCCCAACTTCCTGCCTCACCCCTTGGATGCCCTTCTCTGCCCCACAAAATGTCACCTGTTCCCTGGCACTGAGGAAACTTCTCTCCCAGCCTAGGCTTCCATATTGTCATTTGGACGTATTTAAAACAGTTGTTTGGCAAGCAACCTTTTAAAACCCATATAGGactaattttagttatttttaaagaatctttgcCACCCCAAATTATGCATTGTAGCAGGTAGCTTCTGGAAACAATTCTAGAGGTTTCTTTAGCCCATCAGAGAGACTCCAGGTGAGGATCAGGGACCAGGGATTGGGGCCTCTTTGGCTGTCAGCTAGCTGTTCACCTTTGTTTGCACCCACCTTCCATTCAGCAAGGCCATTGCAGAGGAAACAAACTCAGTTTGGCCCAATTCCTAGAAAAACGCTCCCCAGCGAGTTGTGTAAACCAAACCCCACTCTCCTCCTTTTCCCAAAGCAGTGACACGTGCATTCCATAGCAACACAGGAGAGAACCCACCTATAGCATGACTTGAAAACACACACGTCTGGAGATTTAAGTCTGCATACCAAGAAGCTTGCTGAGTATGATGTTTATATATTGGTTAGgagtaaagtttttaatttttacagaatTTTGCAAATTCTCCCttgcctctccccccacccccaggcactgTCTTTTGTTGTCAGGGTCACTCCCAGTGGCTATTAGAGCTGGGTTGCAATTTTGTCCTTTGCCAGTAGGTGGCGATGGAAGATCACACCCAGTCTGAGAATGCCTCTCAGGTGGTGCTGGGAGAGGTCAGGCGTCATGTTGACCCATCTGGTCTGTCTCAGCGGAGAGGAGGGCCCTAGAGGGGGTGCTGTCGGTCCTTTGGAAAGAAAGGTTGGGGTTCCCGTGAGGTCTGTGTCCCAGCAGAAGCTGGTCTTCAGGAACACTGGGCgcctattttctcatctgtgaagtggggtcAGGTGAGGTCCTTCCAGCTGCTGCTGTGCTTCATGCTGCCTGAGGAAGAGAAATggtggagggttggggaggggaacgGAGCGGAAGGGAGGCAGCCCCCTTCTCAGCAAGCTCAGGCCAGAGTCCAGGGCCCAGTAGAGTCAAGAAAGAGCCGATTCCCCGGCCAACTGCAGGGCGGCCCGCCCTgtccctggccctgccacttacgTGCTGTGTGTCTTCAGGCAACTTGCTCCCTGCCTCTGAGCCTGTTCCTTGTTTCCTCCTTCCTGGGCCTGAGGCTGGCCTGATTCCTCCAGGCAGTGTCCAGAGTCCAGGgcagacagaaaagagagagaaaatggatgtCACAAAGTTCCTACCACCTTGGGGACTCTGGCTTGACGGCCCAGCCCTGGGATCCTTGGGTCCACTCCACCATAAGCTCAGAACTTGGAAACCTCAGAGCCCCAAGGGCGCGAGAGGAGCCCATGGAGCCCTCAGGGTGAGGacgcgggggaggggggtgccgCTCAGGGCAGGGACCTCccgagacagagagagagaggagatgagaTGACAGattgggagaggagagaaagaaaagagggagagagatggaaagaaggtgggaggggctagaaaagaaactggagagagtgggaaagaggaggggcgaggagaaggaaaggacatTAAgcgaggagaggagagagaagagatggatgggagaaaggaagagaggaggggagaggaagggcagggaaactagaaggaggagagagagggccaCTCAGAGGGGAGAATAGGCAGAAAAATGGGATgaacagagatggagggaggcCCTGAGAGAagtgggcagagaggagagagaggaggaaaaggcagGTGGGCCAAGTGCCATGGAGGGACAGGGAGGGACGAGAAGGGAGAGGgtcagagagaggggaggagaaagaaggaaagaagggagaggaaggggacagAGGGAGTGGAGAGACTGAGATGGGACAGGCAGGGGGCACAGAGGGAGGAGTAGGAGGATGAGAAGACAGAAGAGGAAACggaaggcagagagggaggaggaggaggcgttGAGACAAGAGGAAGCGACGGAGGAGAGGAAGTGCttttgaaagaagagagaaaaaaggggcAAACTGGCAGGGGGCAGGGTGGAAGGGaacaagtagaagaaaggaaagatgcagaggagaaaggagagaaaacaagataaagtaggagaagggagagaggagaggagagaaagccaGGGGCAGAGATATGGGagggggggaaagaaaagagggaggctggaggagagaagAGATGGGCCGAAGAGGGGCGAGAACCACGCCGGAGACAGAcctgagagggaggggaggagacgaGGAGAGACTCAGAGACAtctggggaggaaagagggagagatggggagttggggagacagaaggggaggagagacccggggggagagagaaggatggcAGGGAGATGGCAGAAGATGAGAAGAGAGAGTGagggagtgagtgaatgagtgagtgtgtgtgtttgtgggtgtgagagagagagagagagacaatggATGTGGGAGAGATGGGCttggagagggatggagagaggcagacgagagtgggagaggaggaaaggggagagaaaaagatggagggagcggggagaggaggagggaaggggagagagaggtgcAAACACAGAAGCAGGGAAAGAGGGATCCTGCCAgggccacacacacactcttggAGGCcaaggggaggggcagagggaggggaggtcCAGGCTGTGGAGAGGGTGGATGGAGGCCAGCCGGGAGGAATGTGGTGGAAAGAAGGGAGCGGGGAACATGGAGGGAATGAGAAGAGCGGAAAGGGAGGCAAGACTAGGCGACAGCGCGAGGCCAGGAGACGCTGCGAGGGGTGAGCGGCGGCTCCTCGGACCCCAGCCCGGCCCACAGAGGACCTGTCTCCCTCCTTGAAGCCTGGGCAGCCACCCCAAGGACATGTGGTGactgagggagagaaaagagtggCAGCTGGGAAACAGAGACAGAACAAAGCCCAAGGTGTGACAGGAAAGAGCCAGGTGaataaaggagggagagaaggaacgGGGCTCGGAAaaggagaaggcagggagagaggcaaGGGAAGGTTTGCCACCTCCCGAGTTTCACTGCACCAAGTCACAGGACAGTGTCCCCGTGTCCCAGTTAACGATGCGCTGCAGACGGACAAAAATGTGCAGCTGATGGTCCCAGGACCTGGCAGGACATGAAATGAATTCCGTAAACTGTGAAACATTAATCACAGGACCGTCTGTTCCGAGACAGGATAAAAATACCACCAGCACGTGGAGACACCCGTCCCCACCCCGTCAGTTACCAGAGGGGCCTCCCCAGCTGCGGGAGTCAGACAGGGACAGGGGACAGGGGGacagggacggggagggtgggggagggagagaccttgagagacagagagacagagacggaAGCGGTGAGGAACGAGGGGGGAGTTGGGCCCTCACCCTAGGGAAGGGAGGGCGTGAGGACGGGGTGGCGGGAAGGGCAGCGccgggaggggggcggggagggggagagaagatGGAGGAGGAAAGAGCCAGGAGTACAAAACCAATGAAAGAAGATGCAGGGGAAACCAAGTGAGAGCTAGGATAGGAGGGGAAGGAAGTAGGAGCCCCCGCGGGGGGAGATGGGACGCGCAGGAGAGCCTGGTGTGAGATGTAAATGTGAGGGATAGCAATTCGGCGAAGGGGACGGGGTGGAGAGAGGCGACACCCAGAGCAGCAGCCGGGAGCGGGGAGCGGAAGGCAGACCCGAGAGCCAAGGCCCAGAACGGGAAGCCCAGGACTGGGGACTCCACACCCGTCCCCATCAGAGACGGGAGGATGGTCGGGGTGGGAGCcaagaagggagggggaggcgttagcagaaggaaaagcaGACAGGCTCTCGGAGAGGCTGAGAGCCACAGGGCAGGGGAGTCGAGCTGGGGTTGGGGCGGAGGCAGGTGTGAAAGAAGGATAAAATGCGGTTTAAGGAAGAGAAATGGGGTAGGGGaggagcgcgcgcgcgcgcgcgcgcgcgtgtgtgtgtattaaagagTAAGAAACTATGAGGATCAGGGTGAAAGACAAGGGTGAAAGGAAGAAAACCTGTGAGCGGGTAGGTGTGGAGAGACgggaaaatggacagaagatgGAGACAGATCAGaagtggggggaggagaaggaagaggaggaggaccagcaggaagagagaatgaaaagaaggaCCTGATCAAGAAAGTGTGAATGAAGGAAACTAGAACACAGTGTGAGGGAAATCCGTGCAGGGAGGACGATGCGTGTGTCAGAGAAACTGATGCGGCAGAGGAAGTGTGCGTGAGACAGAGAAGcaggggagacagagaaaaaagatggagagagagagatgcagggaGAATGAGATccagagagtgggagggaggagagagagagagagagacaaagatagagagacagagagacggggagagagagaactagtgagagagagagactgggaatcagagagggagagagacagagagggagagagacagagagggataGAGACTgggaatcagagagagagagagggagagagactgggaatgagagagagagggaactaGGCAAAGCGGTAAGGAGAGATTGGGAATCAGAGAGTCAGAAAACGGGGGAGAGAGGGCGCCGAG includes:
- the LOC130839292 gene encoding proline-rich protein 36-like; amino-acid sequence: MSLGWLPRLQGGRQVLCGPGWGPRSRRSPLAASPGLALSPSLASLSALLIPSMFPAPFFPPHSSRLASIHPLHSLDLPSLCPSPWPPRVCVWPWQDPSFPASVFAPLSPLPSSSPRSLHLFLSPFLLSHSRLPLSIPLQAHLSHIHCLSLSLSHPQTHTLTHSLTPSLSLLIFCHLPAILLSPPGSLLPFCLPNSPSLPLSSPDVSESLLVSSPPSQVCLRRGSRPSSAHLFSPPASLFSFPPSHISAPGFLSSPLSLLLLYLVFSPFSSASFLSSTCSLPPCPLPVCPFFLSSFKSTSSPPSLPLVSTPPPPPSLPSVSSSVFSSSYSSLCAPCLSHLSLSTPSVPFLSLLSFFLLPSL